GTTTGagatatgataattttaaagatttatggTACTCTGTAGGAGGGGGTTTAGtgttggaaaataggttggAACCATTGATTGATGACACTGGTGCCATGCATATGGCTAACTTAACTAGGCTTAATGGTGAGGCTCATTTATACGTTGTACATGTTGTTTCTGAGCCTGAAGTGATACATATGCTTGAATATATTACTAATGATGAAGGACAAGTTGAAGGTCATGGTGAAGTACAAAAAGAGTTGCATGGgggtgaagaagatggtgatggtgTTGAAGTAAAGGGTGAAGGTGATGGTGACGTGCAAGAGGTGCATGAGGGTGAAGAAGATGGTCATGGTGTTGAAGTTGaaggtgatggtgatgatgatgtaGAGCAAGAGTTGCATGTGTGTGAAGGAGTTGTGGAGGAGGAAGTTGATCTTCGTAGTTAGAGTTCATCTATTGACGAAGGTGGTGTACATGGAAATAATGAGTGCTTAGAGGGGCTAGTTGATGTGAATGTTGAATGTGATATAGATGTTAATGTGGAAGTAGAAGTAGAAAGTCTTTCTGAAAGTTCAGACAACAactttgatgatgatgacagaGGTTTGTCAGATGAAGAGTGGAAATATGAGGAATTACTTAGTGCAACAGATAATGATGAATAAGTTAATGACAATGAAGGTTATGGGAGGTTTGGTGCCTTTTGTATGCCAAAAAGTATGATAGACTTTACATGGGAACTAAGGACTTATTTTGCTGAAAAGCAAGATATTTAAGATGTTGTAAAAGGTATGCTTTGGAAAATGGGAGGAatataaagtttgtaaaaaatgacaaaaacaagATTGAGGCTCAAGTGCGTGGGTATGCAAAAGGAGAATGCCCATGAATCATATATTGTGCTTATATGGAGGCTGTGAAATCGTGGCAGCTGAGACTATAAATGACAAGTATACATGCAATAGGGAATTCAACCTCAAGTTACTTGATGCCAAGTGGTTGAGCAAAAAGCTGGAGAAAACAGTAAGGAAAATCCTAAAGTGAAGGGTGTAGATATTTGCGAAAAAGTTCAAAGAAAGTGGAACATTAATATATCTAGGTGTATGGCTTATAAAGCCAAAGATATTGCTTCTTATCACATTGATGGGTCCTTTAAGGAACAATATAAGATGATATATGATTATGCACATGAGTTGTTGGGAAGAAATCCAGGATCTACAGTTAAGGTTCGTGTTGAGGATAATGAGGGTGATGTAATTTTCAAGGGATTTTACTCTTGTCTTAAGGCATGCAAAGACAATTTTGTCTCTTATAGGCCAATAATTGGATTAGATGGAGCCTTTTTTTGAAAGGGAAGTATGGTGGTGAGCTGTTAAGAGTTGTTGGGAGAGATGCAAATGATCAAATGTTGCCTATTGCATATGCAGTGGTTGAAGTGGAAAACAAGGATTCATGGTCCTGGTTTCTAAAGCTATTGATTGATAACCTTGGTAGTGAAGAAGTATGTTCATCAATAACTTTTGTGTCAGACCAGCAAAAGGTAATAATGATCTTTAAAACCACAGGGTCTATTACCAACCATACAAGAACTACTTCCTGGTGTTGACCAAAGATTTTGTCAGACACTTATATGCAAAATTTAGGAAGAAATATCCTAGTATAAACCTGAAACGGCTGATGTGGAGGGAAACTACTACCACTCACCCACAGACTTGGGAGATGGAAATGAGAAATCTTAAAGATGTCAATGAAGATGCCTTCAAGCATTTGATAGTCATCCCTCCgaggtttttcttttaaacttaaCTCCAAGGTTTATGCTTTAAAACTTAACACCACATTTTGTATTTACATACTGCTAACATTTGTTTACACCATATTCGATACTGGTCAAGGTCCAGATTCAGTCCAACACCAAAATGTGACACCTTGGTGAGCAACATGAGTGAGGCATTCAACAGTGTTCTGGTTCATACCAGGACTAAACCAATCATAACAATGTTGAAAGAAATCACGGTGTACATCATGTAAAGATGGGCAAGAAATAGGTTTAAGATACAATCCTTTGCAAGATCAATTTGTCTAAAGATCCAGACTAGATTTCGAAAGGAATCACAATTAACAAAACACTGGATTCCAAGGTAAACTTTCTTCATTACTTCTGAATTgtgttgaattattttattggttcatAAATATTGTTGTTGTACTTTGTTCAGCTGGTCAGCCAATAAACTGTCACTCATGCCATCATCAGAACCAACCCAAGAAGCTACCCAACAACCTACTCCATCATCAAAACCAGTCATCCCATCGTCACAATCACTCATGCCATCATCACAATTATCTGAAGTATATAATGACTACGAAGCTCAATCGTAGAAGGTTGCATGAATGATGATGCCAACCTTAAGGATCTAATTATGTAATAGTTCAGAAAGTAATATAACACAACTTCATTCATTTAGAAAGTCAAATacattgttatttgttttcattcacAAActcattttaacatcatctattGCATCCTAACAAAACGAAAAACCATGCTACATTATGGATTTGTCATCCATATTGAAATTACAACAATATTATGCaaacaaatcaaacaaaccACCCCTATCAACAACTTTATCCATTTTTCCACAACCTTAACAAATTTTTGCAAATCACTCATCATCTTTGTTTCACCTCCCATTTCTTCTCTCTTTGACAAACACTCATGTTTTTCTTCCCACTTTAGATTCGTATAGATATTCTCAATACCATCATCACAATACCATTTGAAGAAATTGCAACCACCTTCTTCATGTccattctataaaaaaaaaataaaaattagaaggaCTTACTACTAACACAAACAACTACTCATCCACCTTCTTTTTACCTTGTACTTATGGCAGCCCCAAAATTGCTTCCCTTTATTCTTAACAGTTCGAGTTGTTCTTAGGATTGTTTTCTCTCCACATAGGCAAAGGGGTGAGACACTATCAATCCTAGATACTCCACCACCATGAAAAACGACATTAGGTTTTGATTCCGCCACCTATTGCATgttgaagaagaataagaatgTGGCGTTTGCATTTAATTATCCATCTTGCCCAACAAACCCTAATTCGAAGCCTCACTCACACTTTCCCCAATCTGTTTTCACATTTCTCAATTAAAGAGAAAGGGTCTGcctttaatttgttttcctcaatttctcttcaattttttaattcagaAATTACAAAATACACGTCACGATCATATATTTACTGCCACGTCATTTAAAACACACTACTGTCATCATGCCATGTAATGACATTTTAAACGGCGTTTGTCCAATTTGATGACaaacttatatttgttttaatttttcaaaaataaggacccaattgagacaaagaATAAGTAGGAGACCTAattgagattttgaatgaaaaaaaggaCCTACTGAaacattaaactttaaaattataaaaaacttgATCATAGAATAATCTAAAGTGTCAATTAGATCTAATTCATTCATcccttttaatatattttttaataagtctatttttattagatcAATAAATAAGTAAGTCAAAAAAAGTCTTAAtcaatatgaattatttaatagatattttatatttatataaatagatatatttattttataaaaaaatagactaattaaacttatttttccaTTCAACAGAAGTCtaaataaatgaattgaatAACATCCTAGACAATGAAACATATGTGAAAAATAGTTTCAATAGAATAGATGTATAgataaacacaatatctattTAGACATGTTTGAATGAATCCTTCTAATAAGAAGGTGTATAATTACATTTCGATTTgaattcaataaatttgaaataatggAATCGATATTTTCGATTCTAAATTCATAACCCTACCTCATTCTCATTTTGGACATATCATatctacaaatttttttattccaattaGAAAGGTAAGAGATTACAAATCTTTAAATCAGTTCATCCAAACATATTTTAcacttcctttttcttctttctattaAAGTGTATCATCTCAAACAAACATAATCTTAAAGTAAGTTAGCCTGAAATCAAAATGAGTTTAATAATTCTTGAATATAGTTGacataaatacatataataataaaattctaatttaatccTTGAAAATCCTTAATCTgtattctaattaaaaaaactcataatcttattttaattaaataagattttaaaaatagattacattaaaagaagatatttatatcattaaaCGTCTAATCGTCTTCAAATTTATCTCCGTCCAAACTACTATCAAAATAAGATAAGATAATCATATAAATACATCCAAGTGTGACAACTCCATCAAaattccattttttaaaataattttaaacttaaccttttcttttcataattgtATCCTTAAATGTTCAATCTTCACAAACAGAatacaaatgttttaaatgcGTTCATGCATAGTTACTtgcatatttcttctttttaatcaatattCTAATATATGACCTAACTTATTAGgtgaaatagtttttttttttatctaaataaaagtaaaaagcaAGATACTTTAGAAAAGTTGGCATAAagtaattttaacttttttccaaaaatcatttatttgcatataaactattaaaaaactattaaatttattcaattttcatgaaataaattaataaatcaatatttataaattgtaatataGAAGATAacataagtaaaattttaaacatttataaatataattaaatgtgcATCTACTATAATATACATTCAAAAGTATACTCTTTcagtgaaaaacattaaatattatattaatgccACTTAATTCACTTTCAAAATTCACAGTAATTACAAgttatacttaaaaaaagtattatcttaaaattttaatattaatataaataattttaaaaaatcttaaatttaaatgaaaatttgtatgtttttaaGACAAAAGTGACgcatataacttttattaaaacgTTAGTGAAATACATATATTctacaaaaaaatatgaaatatagatgagctatattttaaattaatttcactatgactttttattttattttatttcaatgcataattttaattttttgtttttagtaagTTGAAGTCGGATTGACTaatacaatttcattttattcacaagcataattttaatttctctgtTTCTTTTACCATTGATAATGTAAATGGAATATATACattccttaaatattttttatttataaaatgattttctttttaaatctaatttaaatttggttgataaaatttttttttattaatcaaatgaaaatctttaaaattaaaaaattaagcaaaataaGTCGTTCTTCaactaaaagaaatacaaactattattatcattattatatatatatatatatatatatatatatactgatGTTAAACAacaactttaaaacttaaaaaaaagtatatttgtGAGAGTTTTTGGTGCAATTTGGTCCTCTTATTCATTAAATAGGTTGTTTGGTTCATGTTAATTAAGTCTTAATATTATGCCTTGATTTTAATGAATACAACTCAGGACTCTGAATGTTATTTATGTAAGTGTATCAAATTGAATTCCTCTAAATAGATAGGGGACTAccgtatttaaataattaaatccaTCACCAACATCTCACAGACCTaccaaataacaataataatgacaaatataaaaaaaaagtacaaaatttttacaattttgtttttctatttttggttaaatccttctttactttttctttattttctcaaattccacatttaattgatagaatattttaatttattaacaaaaattaaagttcattcaaagaaagaaaaactgtcagtaaaatatttgttactaaattttattaatatgaaagaaaaattcttctccaattttgttatcatttccttcttctttttgtcaCTTATTTCTAATTCATTGATTGATAAGacatattttatcaaattatttaaaacttattttatctatgaatttttaaaatatataagattttgCAATGAAATGGTAAAagtagaaaagataaaagatttgacatctattttattgataaaacttaccaataaattattaaaacattcaATTATCGACGTGTTACAGTGGCATCCCTTAAATTCATCACCAACATGAATTGCGTACATTCCTTTTAATAGATAGGACACTaacacatttaaataattaaataccaCCAACATCTCATAAACATaccaaataacaacaataatgaaaagaaaaaaaaaaaaaacttatggtACAAactttcacaatattttttctacttttgtttAACATAGTCATTATTTACGTTAAGTAGTATTTTGTATCCCTTTTAGTTGAACATCcttctttaccttttttttttttcctcaaattcCACAtgtaattgataaaatattttaattggttCGTGGTTCATTTGGTTCATTTTTTACATTTGGTTTGTGGTTCATTTGGTTCGTTCTTTGCATTTGGTTTGTGGTTCAAGAGACCATTCTTTGTGGTTCGTTGAGCAAgataattatatagttttagtttaatttgtatTCTCTATGGCAGCAAACGAACCAAATGAACCACGAACCAAATGCAAAGAACGAACAACAACACGCACACGAACCCTAACTCACTTTCAGCACCAATTTCATTCCAGATTAAAGTGATAGCAAATTCGTGAAAATCCCTAATGTTAAAAATCCACAGATCACTTAACACATGTCagcaaaaaaaaatcacacgTGTCAAGAGAGAGGCAGCAAAACAGTTAACACACATGGACAGACGTTATACACATCAGCAgatttttaactgtgttagttttggaggactaaaatcaaagtttccaaAACattgaggactaaattgtaccttattttaaaagagagactaaaaccaaaaatgcccaatagttgagggactaaaaacattaacctttttttttttctcaaattccacatttaattgataaaatattttaaattattaatcaaatttaaattatatacaaaaaaagcATAAATTCTCTCAATCAAAACTTATAtgttgtaatataatattttgaactcaattgaaaaataaattataccgAAAGGTTCTTcgtttacaatattttatattttaacaaaatcgttacataaaatttgtagaaacaaacaacaaatggaATAGAAATTTTTTGTtggtaataataaaaaaaattcattacgAACATATAGAATATCAAAAGTTTGTTTGCAATAACAAGTTTTtcccaatatttttttatggaaaacaatagaagttttttttcaatataatatttattgataaattttacattttgttaATAACCAAAATTTGTTACTAATTATCAATAACTATAAACTTGTTAATAGTTATTGATTGAAATTATAATTGTCGACACTAACAAATTATATTCTAAAGTAATTATTgtcatatgatattttttatatgttcatactttatttctctcttttactctttctttaattttttttcatgttcttctctttatttttattactcaTCCCCAATTCATCTATATAACAAATTTTGTCGAATTAGACAATAACatttttcttgataaatttaacgatcattttttaaatattcaattatcaAGGTATCCtactataaaatatattttactataaaatatattttactataaaataataatatataaaaaatttaatatttattttatcaataaaatttactaaaaaattattaattacaatcaaattttaccaacaaatttataaaatacatcatCACATAAATGACTTGCATTTCTCCAAATACATAGAGGACTatcacatttaaataattaatatatcatcaacatcttcTACATCTATCAAATAACCACAATAGTGACATAAAAAATTTTACTCTATTGTTTTGTTAAACATCATCATTATTTACATCAAGTAATATTTTGTATTCCTTTTAGTCGAAATCATTCTTTATTCTCCTTTTTTATTGTCTAAAATTCcatattcaatttataaaacattttaatttacaatcaaatttaaattggataaaaaatataaaatatcccaatagaaaaataatatgttgtataaaaagtgttttaaatattCTTCAGTAATAACATTTTATGATTAACAAAATCGTTGCCTAACATTTGTAGAAAATGTTGCTTATTGTCGTGTTTTAGGCAACATCTATTAAAATTTCATAGgcacaataataaaaattatctactaaatgaataattaaagtATTGACAGACAAAATCTATTAGtaatagtaaaattttattgaaaaacaattttcttttatgaaaaagcAACTATAGAAAAATTCATCATTTGTCAATAAATTTCATTgacaattatgaaaaaattatcaacactgactttttttttatttttattttgtctttttctatTGTCATTGCTACCTCCAGTAGCCTCACCTTCTTTGACTTgatttccttttttccttttaatttattttactcatctccaatttatttataaaatatattttattagatttgaCAAAAGTTTTGATAttcattttaacaaattttaatttttaaaaaaaattattataaaatg
The genomic region above belongs to Vigna radiata var. radiata cultivar VC1973A unplaced genomic scaffold, Vradiata_ver6 scaffold_234, whole genome shotgun sequence and contains:
- the LOC106753102 gene encoding major centromere autoantigen B-like, with translation MTFRKAGIGRRWRGHVVMRGGLVLENRLEPLIDDTGAMHMANLTRLNGEAHLYVVHVVSEPEVIHMLEYITNDEGQVEGHGEVQKELHGGEEDGDGVEVKGEGDGDVQEVHEGEEDGHGVEVEGDGDDDVEQELHVCEGVVEEEVDLHVNVEVEVESLSESSDNNFDDDDRGLSDEEWKYEELLSATDNDE